The Acanthochromis polyacanthus isolate Apoly-LR-REF ecotype Palm Island chromosome 10, KAUST_Apoly_ChrSc, whole genome shotgun sequence genome includes the window tgagaaatgttcagaaataaTGCTTAGCAGTTTCAAAGAGATAGAACAATTATCACAGAACTTACTAAAGTTATAAAACATACCATTTGTCTGCAGTGATCTTGCCAGCACTTGTCAATTTTCTTCAGGAAAAGCACACTGTCCAGGGCATCCGTAAGAACAAAGTTAAGTCAACAGTGAACTTCAAGAGTTTTACCACACATGATTATATCCCATGATTCACTCCAAACAATTTTAGTGGCTGAAACTGTGAAGGATATTCTCTGAATTGATCAATTTGTGCCTTGATGTGGTCTTCACACACAGCCCTCAGCTGTTTGTAAAGCTTGGCAGATATCTTATGGGAGCAGAGGTTTTCGACAGCCTGAGGgggacagaaaaaataaaacgtcACCAACATGATAGCAGAAGAGCGGCTTCCTGTAGACTGTACATGCAGCGAGGTTCCTCTGAGAGCTCAGCAGGTGTGATGTGATACCTGGTAGAGCTCCTCTAGATTGTACTTGATTGAAGTGCTGTTCTGTATGGCCTCCACTGCCTCCTTCAGCTTCTGCCAGGTCTCCTGTGTGTAGTTCTCAGGCAACTTAGGCTTTTCTGTaggcaaaacaaaacacaaggaGCTCTGACAACACTGTGGACTACAACAGGACGGTTGGCCTCAGTGGACCAATGTGTGGAGCCACTGTTTGCTTCCATTTAAAGCCAAGTATACATGATATCACCTGAGATGTTTTCTCTGATTTAATTCTTATAATTACACTACATGAATAATAGCATCCAATGCAGACTGGCAACAAATCTAACCATCTTGGTTCCACTGTCACCTAAATAAATACCACAACTCTAACACTAAACTGAGACAACCATTTTGTCTGACATCTCTGATTCCTCCTGCAGATTTTAAAGCTTTAActcatttaattatttctatttACTCCATTTGTTgatagtgcttttttttttttttaaagttcttgTGTGCTAATTGTGTGGCTGAATTTTGATCTCAATAAAACTCTGATGTCAGTCACATGCAgttcaaattatttttataatattaatTTGGATATTCCCCAATATCGCAAAGGTAGCTATAAAATCACAACTTTTTATCTTTACACTTGTAGCATTTCCTTTTAAACTGCGTGTCAGACAACTTTAATAGCAAATTCTGCAAACTAACTGTAGCCACAATATGATCAAAACTACATAACAAGTCAAGTGGTTTCCACTAGAAAAATACACTTGAAGTTACAAATCAACCTAACAAGTACACTTATTGGAGTTACCCTGTAGTGCTTTTATGATGTAAATTAACCATattaatttcacaaaaatgagattaaACATAAACAAACGATAATAATTATTAGGGATCAGATCCTACAGACTTACTAAATGTACAGATTAGCCTAACAGACTTAAATGTAAAGGCTGAAGGCTGAGAGTATTATTAGACAATAAACTAATCTGCAAATAAATTGTAGTGCAAAAAAGATATATAAGGCCCATTCTTTTTATAGAATTATTTGCTTATTCAGTATAGTATAATGGGAATTAACTAATCACTTCTATGTCTAGTTTTGTCTCCCATATTGACATAACTGATACCAACATGTCTAGTAAAGGAAACGCATTGTTTTGTcaactttttgttcttttactcATCTACATTACTACTATATCAACATTTAACTGTAACACAGCCTCTAGGATCAATCAAAGACTATTGAAAAGCAGATCTGATAAATGTGCTGTCCATCACTGTCGCAGCAGGGGCTAGTTAACAGTTGAGTGTATTTTTTAGGAGCCTGTTTCACATCATCCACCAGTGTCTCCGGTACCTCTGAAGTTCTTGATGACTAGTTTCTTGGCTGCTCCGGGTTTGCTGTTGGAGAAGGTGCCGGATCCTGCGGTTTTGGTCAGTCCGTTTGCATGGTGCCCCACGCCGCCGGCCAGGAACATGGCTTTGCTTTTGTTATTGGAGCACGAagcggcggcagcagcagcctcctcaGCCATTTTCACATCCAGTCCAATGAAATCCACTGAATCCTCGAACCTCAACTTCTTCTGGATGTGCAGCGGAGTgggagagcaggaggaggaggaggaagaggaggaattCAGGGTCTTGGGAGGCGAAGAGGAGATCGTGTCACTGGTGTCTTCCCTCTCGGAACCgtttattttcctcttcttGGGGGATGTGATGTTACCGCTGTCGTTTTTGACATCAGTAGCCGCGGGTCTAGCCTCCTGGGTTGGCGGTGGTGGGGGATTAGGGGAAGATAAACCTGTTGGAAACATGAAAAAACGGGAATACTAATTCTTAACAGCCAGTCTTCTGATCCGAAACTTCCAGGCTCGCCGGGGGAAGAGCTCAGTGTCCGAGAGCTGTAATCTGCCGGAGCACGGAGAGGTTTTACCCAAGTCCTTAACGTACTATAAAGCACACAATAAATTGCAAACTACACAGCTCCACTTGAACCTAGccttgtctctttcttgttattgctggcagaagaagaaagatggTTGGCTACTGCTTCCTCTTTTTCCCTCTCTTGTCTAACCGCGTCGTAAAGTCGTTTTTTGCGAGCGGCGGTTCGGAGCAGCCGTTAAACACGATTATTTACAAAAGAAATGTAGTTAAGATGAGAACAGGCTCACATGATAGTATAACCTCCACGGACAAACACGGGAAAAAATTCGCTCATAAAAAGCTAGTCGGTGACCCCACCGGAAGTACTTTGTACAAAAGTACTTTTTGCACAAgcgtgttttctttttcttttttttacaccGTCTACAGCTGCGGTAGCGCTTTTAACCAGCAGATGGCGTCATGGCAACGACTCTGTGACTTGTTTAGACCACAAGATGGCGCCACTGACTCAGGAGATAACGTCGCTGTCACGGTTTAAAAGCATTCACAACATTGAACGACGGTCAGCATAATTTAACTTttggacaagaatttacaaaacatTTGTGACAAAACACTcagtgaaacaacaaaacaaagcaaaacaaaaaacactgtaaGAAATAAACCAGGcttttacaaacagtaaaatattaatgtttttaatgcttttaatcAACCATATCATATCATTTTCCAGAAGTTAGATACTTGATTAAAACTCCAGATAAACAAATCCGGGGCTGACAATTAAATTAATGCGAATTTTTTCAGCTTTCAAGGACAAAACATTCTTACAATCCAACAAATTCATCTTTTCATCGTTCTAGATTCTCATACAACACTTGCATCTACCAATTATACCAttgcaaactgtgttttttgtgtcttcttcttAAATTTGCtgtgtaaaatatttctttttttctgttttgtgacatatgtaatataatttatttcaatattttaaaactattaaACATTGTATAGAAATGATAACTGGGCATTTCATTGCACAATGTACTTTAAGATGTATGATTGTGCCCTATGTGATTAAAAATTGTGTTGTGCTGATTCTGAAATACTGTGACAGCTTTAACAACAGCACAGAATCCAGTATATTTAGACTACTGGTTTAGATggcataaaatataaaactgagctttgtttttgttttatttatatgtcaAACGAACAGTATTTATAATGTAGCTTCCACGCTTTGAATTATTATAATCTTGATCAGCATTATCTCTGTTTATGGAAGAATCCAAGTTACAAAGGGCTTTATGAGatgacaaaataatacaaatatatcACGTTTGATGATTTAGATTCATTTTGGAATTAATGTAAAATGTTGCAGTAATACGTAATGTAAAACTAATGTGTAATGGTAATAGTCACAATCATACGAAGCAGCGTTGTccgatttttttatatataaaatagatttttttatatgttaCCGAGTTGACAGTATGACCTGCCGTGTAAGGTAAGCAACTGTCGTAAAATGACGCGCCCCGTACACCGCTGGCCCTCCACTGCCAAACAGGCGTGGAATTGCTGTAGTGTTACTTGATTGAAGAAttgtattttgtgatttttctcgTTTAACAAAACCGACCTGGCGTTGCAAGTTCGGACGAGTTTTGACACACTTGAGGAACGCGGTAACGGCGACCAACGAGGATGTTTAAAAAGTACGTTGCGGATATTTTCGGTGTTAGCTCGCCACAGTTAGGTGGCTAATGCTAACTGATCAGCCGTGCCGTCTTCTAGTTTGTAGGAAGCTAATGTTCAGTAAATGAGACAAGCAGACAGGAGTTATACTTTTAGATACCCTTTGTTGTAATTATTAGAGGCAGGCATACACAATTAAATAACCACACAGAGACGAGATTAAACAAACACGACATTCTCTATGTTTCTTTTAAGGTAATCTACACATCAGTATCATTGTCATGGACATTGTATTCAACATTATGTAAAGTTAGCATGGTAATTGTGGAATTATTGTGTTCAAGGACATATAACATAGTGGTTCACCGAAGTAGAATTGCAAAAGCAGTCTTAAAGTACCCTAAGATGAACATTTAACTTAAACGTGACAAGTTTTACAGCAAATGCtacaaaaatgcttaaaatggaGAGTATTGACAAATATTAGTTACTGTCTCGGGCAAccgtcattttaaaaaaatcatattttctgGTAATTGTGAAAATGCATTCCATATTTTGGGAAATAGTTTGAGAACCTTTTAGCCTTTTCTGGAGCTCTAAACCTGTTTCTTGTCCTGTGTTTCAGATTTGatgagaaagaaaatgtgtcTAACTGTATCCAGCTGAAAACATCAGTGATCAAAGGCATCAAAAATCAGCTGTTGGAACAGTTTCCTGACATCGAGTCATGGCTCAATCACATAATGCCAAAAAAGGACCCTGTCAAGATAGTGAGATGGTatgactttgacatttttttctcatctgtgtGTTTCATAACTGGTGGAACTGCAGTGATGAACCAGTTTGCTGTCAGCATTACATTCAATAGCAGATAATATGATAGtcagtttgagtaattttgtaaGATTTCTTCAAAATTCTCTGATTGCAGTTTCTTAAACATAAGTATTATCTggtttctttacttttctgtgacagtaaactgattaTCTTTCTATTAAGTTGAGCTCTACTATGCAGCGTCTTCTCATTGAGTGATTGCCTCCTACAGTTTataatatttctttatttattccaGCCATGAACACATTGAAATCCTGACAGTGAATGGAGAACTGCTTTTCTTCAGACAAAGAGAAGGACCATTCTACCCAACCCTCAGATTGCTGCATAAATGTGTGTGAGATGTTCTAACATTACATGGTTAACGGTTGTATTTGAATGTCCTCATGCTGATAAGATATTTGTCCTTGTCATAGATCCTTTCATTCTTCCACACCAGCAAGTAGACAAAGGAGCCATTAAATTTGTCTTGAGTGGAGCCAACATCATGTGTCCCGGACTGACGTCACCAGGAGCTAAACTTTACCCGGCTGGGGCTGACACAGTAGTTGTATCCTTTTGTAAATAACGCTGCACACCACAGCTGTTTGATTTCTTTACTCAAAGTTTTTACAACCTTTGGGGTCGTAAAAAGTCACCTTCATTCTGCATTTTAAACGAGCTTGCCAACAACTTCTTCCTTAATAAGCGGATACAGGCCATAATGGCAGAGGGAAAACAACACGCACTTTGTGTTGGCGTAATGAAGATGTCTGCAGAAAGCATGTAAGACTTGTTTTGCTTAAGCAAATTCTGAACGGTTGCTGCTTTTACTAAAGGATGAATctaatctgtctgtgtgttttgcaaacagagaaaaagtcaaCAAGGGAATCGGAATCGAGAATGTTCACTATCTGAATGACGGATTGTGGCACATGAAGACGTATAAATGATGCCTGCAACGCCCAACCCCAATCTCCTCGGAAAATGTGCGGAGCTCTTGACAATGAGGCATGAGCTGCCAGTCAACTGTTTACACGTACAGACTTAGCTGTGTAACCTGCTGGACGCTTCGACTTAACCATCATTATGCACAAATAAAAGATCTTGCTTTAAACTATATTCTCCGTTTATAATTTGTATTGGATCTCAGTCCTATGGTGGATTAAAATCAAATAGTACAGCATTGTGGGATTAAATATTTAGGTCTGACTGCTCCAGGTTACAAGGCTCCAATCTGTTGAGTCGGGTTTagtttaatttgtgatgttCCCTCTCAAAACCACAATACTGATGTATGTTTGCATAATGAATGAAAGACCAGTGCGTGCCACATTCTAGCTGTTAAACCGGTTATTTTGCTCCAGTGCTTGGGTACATTGTGGCTCTGTTCACTGTCACCTGAACGAGTGAATTTCCTTGTAGTCAGTAGCCAGTTTTTTTCACACATCCACTAGTCAAGCTGGAAATCCGACGCTcagtgtttagtttgtttttgactgTCCTGTTAAACTGAGCTGATAGTATTTTTGTCCAACTTCATATCAGTGAGAGTGGCGTAGCAGTTCATTAGTGACAACGAGAATTTATGTCTTGATTGCAAAAATTTCAGATACAACACAAGGCTCACAAGTGCTACTAATAAAGTCGGATAAAAAATGCTGCCAGCAATAGGGGCCGTCCAGATAGCTCCAAGGGTTAAGTGGGtaacccatgtacaggggcaaTAATTCCCAATGCAGCGGCCTGAGTTTGACTCccgctcatggccctttgctgcatgtcttctccctcctttcctgcCTGTCTCCACTGCACCTATTGAATAACAGCGAAAAAggccaataaaaaaaattctctcaGCAATAGAAAACAGTTTCATATAGAAACTGTTCCAACATCAGTTGTCCTCTGAACAGTACAATTACTTCCTTCTCTCAAAAACCAGTCGCATCCACAGCGTCCCTGTTGGATGATTCACCACCACAGACCTGCATTAAGTTTATTCagtaattcattttatttactttcatTATCCAAAAGTCACTTCATCTGTTCACTTTGatcctcatttaaaaatgtcagtggaaTGGTAACACTTCCACTTGATTTATTGTCTTTATGTGACAGAATAAATACACAACTCCTTTAACAGTGAGGTATAGTTTGTCTATTTAGCTGTGAAGGCCAATTCTTCATACAAGGAGATAACCAAACATAACATGGCAAGAAAGAGCTGCACCATGATATGGCTCGGTC containing:
- the mcts1 gene encoding malignant T-cell-amplified sequence 1, which encodes MFKKFDEKENVSNCIQLKTSVIKGIKNQLLEQFPDIESWLNHIMPKKDPVKIVRCHEHIEILTVNGELLFFRQREGPFYPTLRLLHKYPFILPHQQVDKGAIKFVLSGANIMCPGLTSPGAKLYPAGADTVVAIMAEGKQHALCVGVMKMSAESIEKVNKGIGIENVHYLNDGLWHMKTYK